A window from Pyrococcus kukulkanii encodes these proteins:
- a CDS encoding IS1/IS1595 family N-terminal zinc-binding domain-containing protein, which translates to MREEVILDVQRLLSLTDREVMEAVRKLRDEVRCPYCGSSEIVKIGFIKRRNGFEVRRFKCKNCGKTFNELDGTPLSGVHSLRRIVLIAYLALYLKFTPSTIMAVVDLKYPTVVRLYRKVIENKEYFNKLLELLLNDQ; encoded by the coding sequence ATGAGGGAAGAAGTAATTCTTGATGTTCAAAGGTTGCTCTCACTTACAGATAGAGAGGTAATGGAGGCAGTTAGGAAACTAAGGGATGAGGTTAGGTGTCCCTATTGTGGATCATCGGAGATAGTCAAGATAGGATTCATAAAGAGGCGGAATGGGTTTGAGGTCAGGAGGTTTAAATGCAAAAATTGTGGGAAGACATTTAACGAGCTTGATGGGACTCCTCTGAGCGGTGTTCATTCATTGAGGCGAATAGTACTCATAGCGTACCTTGCATTGTACTTGAAATTTACTCCATCAACTATTATGGCGGTAGTTGACTTGAAGTATCCAACTGTCGTTAGATTGTACAGAAAGGTTATCGAGAATAAGGAATATTTCAATAAACTATTAGAATTATTACTAAATGACCAATAG
- a CDS encoding CBS domain-containing protein, producing MERKVARIMGKRKLILLARKKELSHNIKYISKVPVRIVMDKEFLKVRPEIPIFELIGMFTSEETSAVVVDERDRLIGFITMKDLLSYFVPPRKYSVVGFGLLKRYAFTRASRVADVMVKRPITISVNDTLGHAIKLMIETGKHHLPVIDEERKVHGILEVKDIIRLIRIVAM from the coding sequence ATGGAAAGGAAGGTTGCAAGGATAATGGGTAAGAGGAAACTTATCCTATTAGCTAGGAAGAAAGAACTGAGCCATAACATAAAGTACATATCAAAAGTTCCCGTAAGGATAGTTATGGATAAGGAGTTCCTAAAGGTTCGTCCCGAAATCCCAATTTTTGAGCTCATAGGAATGTTCACAAGCGAAGAGACGTCCGCAGTGGTTGTTGATGAAAGGGATAGATTAATTGGCTTTATAACAATGAAAGATTTGTTGAGCTATTTTGTTCCCCCCAGGAAGTACTCCGTTGTGGGTTTTGGGTTGCTTAAGAGGTATGCCTTTACGAGGGCATCTAGGGTTGCAGATGTGATGGTAAAAAGACCCATAACGATTAGCGTCAATGATACCCTTGGCCATGCCATAAAGCTCATGATTGAAACTGGAAAACACCATTTGCCCGTCATTGATGAAGAGAGAAAGGTACATGGTATACTGGAAGTTAAGGACATAATAAGGCTGATCAGGATAGTCGCAATGTAG
- a CDS encoding Nre family DNA repair protein — protein sequence MIRVNSQLCAVCKGRKLLCGRPVCPILERFRAVREVTPLINREDIFGSSPPSIFVGEYGYPKVRLGPLVPPIEGETSHLDNPNSWENVTIGDVLRYRSLLVMGQVKADVDVRKSGRLIESIQELALSSKPVDSEVLLKGKPVIKVLPSEFAPPLGPRGILRKFEIVDNPKVPRKVDYVVSDELKVKDAIITLYEAGFDEYYIIRLLSAGLLGVRKKLVPTRWSITAVQDTIGSYLRKIILDYEPIKEYELYFHEFLGNRYIVLLIPRMYAFELLEVWLKGSLFGSDEPSVIHDYEDFRGIKGYAEETSGAYYAARLSVLEYLRRRKRQASAIVFREVTPAYYAPLGVWQVRVGVRKALENIPQTFETLTEALNEIRRILQHPLGKYLDRSWLIRQLRQRSIEDFLGV from the coding sequence ATGATAAGGGTTAACTCTCAGCTTTGTGCGGTATGTAAAGGTAGGAAACTCCTTTGTGGTAGGCCTGTCTGTCCCATTCTGGAAAGATTTAGGGCAGTTCGAGAGGTCACTCCCTTAATAAATAGGGAGGACATTTTCGGTTCATCCCCACCAAGCATTTTTGTTGGAGAATATGGATATCCGAAGGTAAGACTTGGCCCACTGGTTCCCCCAATAGAGGGTGAGACATCTCACCTAGATAATCCGAACTCCTGGGAGAACGTCACGATAGGGGACGTACTAAGGTATAGGTCTCTCCTGGTTATGGGTCAAGTAAAGGCTGATGTTGATGTAAGGAAATCTGGGAGGCTAATTGAAAGTATTCAGGAGTTGGCATTGTCTTCTAAGCCCGTGGATAGTGAAGTCCTCTTAAAAGGAAAACCAGTCATTAAGGTTCTTCCGAGTGAATTCGCACCTCCACTGGGGCCTAGGGGAATACTAAGGAAATTTGAGATTGTTGATAACCCAAAGGTACCTAGGAAAGTTGATTATGTGGTTAGCGACGAACTTAAGGTCAAGGATGCGATAATAACTTTATATGAGGCGGGTTTTGATGAGTATTACATAATAAGGCTATTGTCCGCTGGATTACTTGGGGTTAGGAAAAAGTTAGTGCCTACAAGGTGGAGCATTACTGCAGTCCAGGACACAATAGGTAGTTACCTTAGAAAGATCATCCTTGATTATGAACCTATAAAGGAGTATGAGTTGTACTTTCACGAATTCCTGGGCAATAGGTACATAGTCCTTTTAATCCCCAGGATGTATGCCTTTGAGCTCCTTGAGGTCTGGCTGAAAGGTTCCCTTTTTGGTAGTGATGAGCCTTCCGTGATTCATGACTATGAGGACTTCAGGGGAATAAAGGGGTACGCTGAAGAGACAAGTGGGGCTTATTACGCTGCAAGGTTAAGCGTCTTGGAGTATTTGAGGAGAAGAAAAAGGCAGGCAAGTGCGATAGTATTTAGGGAGGTTACACCGGCCTATTACGCCCCGCTTGGCGTATGGCAGGTTCGGGTTGGGGTAAGAAAGGCATTAGAAAATATTCCTCAAACTTTTGAAACACTTACGGAAGCTTTAAATGAGATTAGGAGAATACTACAACATCCTTTAGGTAAGTACTTAGACAGGAGTTGGTTGATTAGGCAATTAAGACAGAGAAGTATTGAGGATTTTCTGGGGGTTTAG
- a CDS encoding Lrp/AsnC family transcriptional regulator: MVRAYVLLTIEIGKVQKVIEEIKKIPGVTKADAVTGPYDAIVHIEASDLGELTRKILHDIHNIDGVIDTTTAIVVEIEEE; the protein is encoded by the coding sequence ATGGTTAGGGCGTACGTTTTGTTGACAATTGAGATAGGAAAAGTCCAGAAGGTTATTGAGGAGATTAAGAAGATACCAGGAGTTACAAAGGCAGATGCCGTTACTGGCCCCTACGACGCTATAGTTCACATAGAGGCCTCAGACTTGGGAGAGTTAACAAGGAAGATACTCCACGATATCCATAACATTGATGGAGTTATAGACACAACCACAGCAATTGTCGTCGAAATTGAAGAAGAGTAG
- a CDS encoding signal recognition particle protein Srp19, whose product MGKFVVWPSELDARLTKKYGRIVPRNIAVDNPSLDEIIDALEMIGVKVIEIERDKLNPRLSGVDEDLRTYGMLIVDSPYGKAKTLKLVAQKIRELRKRKK is encoded by the coding sequence ATGGGAAAATTTGTTGTTTGGCCCTCTGAGCTTGATGCTAGGCTCACCAAAAAATATGGAAGGATAGTCCCTAGGAACATTGCGGTTGATAATCCCTCTTTAGATGAAATAATTGATGCCTTAGAGATGATTGGGGTTAAAGTAATTGAGATTGAGCGAGATAAACTAAACCCGAGGTTATCTGGGGTAGATGAAGATTTGAGGACCTATGGAATGCTCATCGTAGATAGCCCCTATGGAAAGGCAAAAACACTCAAACTTGTTGCTCAGAAAATCAGAGAGCTTAGGAAGAGAAAGAAATAG
- a CDS encoding DUF257 family protein — MERGIIAKMIIDEIKNGDIAIIEYPSTFPAHELLWDNLVMSFIEDFEVVIDDFFGVGDILFRTYIRRVSPEKYKRVMERIMGNVKAVKIGPGKISYSEIVEEIPLTYELSEFIKLYYPGIREILAKSSKRVVFITVGLAEYLYFGGERALETILLSRSVLPIEDWTSIYLLNLDLAPEKSVAALEEISPLVIYASNKGVLVKKG; from the coding sequence ATGGAACGTGGCATCATAGCTAAAATGATCATAGATGAAATAAAGAATGGAGATATAGCGATAATAGAATATCCTAGTACATTTCCCGCTCACGAACTTCTTTGGGACAACTTAGTCATGAGTTTTATTGAAGACTTTGAGGTAGTCATAGACGATTTTTTTGGTGTGGGGGATATACTTTTCAGAACGTACATAAGGAGAGTCTCCCCTGAAAAGTACAAGAGGGTAATGGAGAGGATAATGGGGAATGTTAAGGCAGTTAAAATCGGGCCTGGGAAGATTAGCTATAGTGAAATAGTTGAAGAAATTCCTCTCACGTATGAGCTCTCAGAATTTATTAAGTTGTACTACCCAGGAATAAGGGAAATCCTTGCTAAGTCATCAAAGAGGGTAGTATTCATCACGGTAGGACTTGCCGAGTACTTATATTTTGGAGGGGAGAGGGCTCTAGAGACAATTCTGCTAAGTAGAAGTGTTCTACCAATAGAAGACTGGACCTCAATATACCTCCTGAACTTGGATCTGGCCCCTGAAAAGAGCGTTGCAGCCTTAGAAGAGATAAGCCCATTGGTAATATATGCCTCAAATAAGGGAGTTCTGGTGAAGAAGGGATGA